One window of the Methyloceanibacter stevinii genome contains the following:
- a CDS encoding RlmE family RNA methyltransferase, producing MARGGKSGPRDGTGRRGLTVRVKTAKGRKLASTRWLQRQLNDPYVEEAKRQGYRSRAAFKLLEIDDKQHLLKPGGVVVDLGAAPGGWSQVAVARVKADSGNGRVIAADINEIEPVPGADFMQLDVTDAGAGDAIRDALGGARVDVVMSDMAASSTGHRQTDHLRVIALAEAALDIAEDILKPGGAYLAKVLQGGASGDLLTRLRQNFGKVAHVKPKASRQDSAEVYVLATGYRGPGREDVS from the coding sequence ATGGCGAGAGGCGGAAAGAGCGGACCGAGGGATGGAACGGGCCGGCGCGGGCTGACGGTGCGCGTCAAGACCGCGAAAGGGCGGAAGCTCGCCTCGACGCGCTGGCTGCAGCGGCAGCTGAACGACCCGTATGTCGAAGAGGCAAAGCGCCAGGGCTATCGCAGCCGGGCGGCCTTCAAGCTCCTGGAGATCGACGACAAGCAGCATCTGCTTAAGCCGGGCGGGGTTGTGGTCGATCTCGGCGCGGCGCCGGGCGGGTGGAGCCAGGTGGCGGTCGCGCGCGTCAAGGCGGACTCTGGCAACGGCAGGGTCATTGCCGCGGATATCAACGAGATCGAGCCGGTGCCGGGGGCCGACTTCATGCAACTGGACGTCACTGATGCAGGTGCCGGGGACGCGATCCGCGACGCGCTGGGCGGCGCGCGCGTCGACGTGGTGATGTCGGACATGGCCGCCTCGTCCACGGGCCACCGCCAGACGGACCATTTGCGCGTGATCGCGCTGGCTGAGGCCGCGCTCGACATCGCCGAGGATATACTGAAGCCGGGTGGGGCTTATCTCGCCAAGGTGCTGCAGGGTGGCGCGAGCGGTGACCTGCTGACCCGGCTGCGCCAGAACTTCGGCAAGGTCGCCCATGTGAAGCCCAAGGCCAGCCGGCAGGACTCAGCGGAAGTCTATGTGCTGGCCACGGGCTATCGCGGGCCGGGCCGTGAGGATGTCTCTTAG
- a CDS encoding DHA2 family efflux MFS transporter permease subunit, with protein MPRYFITLIVAVALFMETMDSTIIATSLPAIAADLGEDPIALKLALTSYLLSLAVFIPVSGWMADRFGARTVFRAAIVVFTVGSAACGFATSLLDFILFRVLQGMGGAMMVPVGRLVILRSVPKSELISALAWLTVPALMGPVIGPPLGGFITTVFSWRWIFWINIPVGLLGIYLATRFIENFREDKVPPLDVKGFFLSGIGLSGLAFGFTIIGQPLFPPWFVVALLTTGAISCVLYVRHALNIPAPLLDLRLLKIPTFFANIAGGFLFRIGVGATPFLLPLYFQLGFGMTPLQSGLLTFAIAVGAVAMKTTAAPILRRFGYRPILVWNALVAAFFIMAYALFTVATPHAVILATLLVGGFFRSLEFTAINTIAYADIDEHEMSKATSFASVSQQLSMSAGVAVGALVLEFQRAGRESHEVLASDFTLAFLIVGAICASSALVFTRLPKDAGASLSRKAHQLGEPDKQPELVPED; from the coding sequence ATGCCCCGCTACTTCATTACCCTGATCGTCGCGGTCGCTCTGTTCATGGAAACCATGGACTCGACCATCATCGCCACGTCGCTACCGGCGATCGCGGCCGATCTCGGCGAAGATCCGATTGCGCTGAAGCTGGCGCTCACATCCTATCTGCTGTCGCTTGCGGTCTTTATACCAGTCAGTGGCTGGATGGCAGACCGGTTTGGCGCCCGGACGGTTTTTCGCGCGGCCATTGTCGTCTTCACGGTGGGATCGGCGGCGTGCGGCTTCGCCACCTCGCTGCTGGACTTCATCCTCTTTCGCGTCCTGCAAGGAATGGGCGGCGCGATGATGGTGCCGGTCGGAAGGCTCGTGATCCTGCGCTCGGTCCCGAAATCGGAACTGATCTCGGCCCTCGCCTGGCTCACCGTGCCCGCGCTCATGGGGCCGGTGATCGGCCCGCCCTTAGGCGGGTTCATCACCACCGTGTTCTCCTGGCGCTGGATTTTCTGGATCAATATCCCGGTCGGTCTGCTCGGTATCTACCTCGCCACACGCTTCATCGAGAACTTTCGCGAGGACAAAGTCCCGCCGCTCGACGTCAAAGGGTTCTTCCTGTCCGGCATTGGGCTCTCGGGGCTTGCCTTCGGCTTCACCATTATCGGTCAGCCGCTGTTTCCGCCCTGGTTCGTAGTCGCCCTGCTCACGACGGGCGCCATTTCTTGCGTCCTCTACGTGCGCCACGCCTTGAACATTCCGGCGCCGCTGCTCGACTTGCGCCTGCTCAAGATCCCCACCTTCTTCGCCAACATCGCGGGCGGGTTCCTGTTTCGGATCGGCGTCGGCGCCACGCCCTTCCTGTTGCCGCTGTATTTTCAGCTCGGCTTCGGCATGACCCCCTTGCAGTCGGGGTTACTCACGTTCGCCATCGCCGTCGGCGCCGTCGCCATGAAGACCACGGCAGCACCCATCCTGCGCCGGTTCGGGTACAGGCCAATTCTTGTGTGGAACGCCCTCGTCGCGGCGTTCTTCATCATGGCGTATGCCCTCTTCACGGTCGCCACGCCGCATGCGGTGATCCTCGCCACACTGCTTGTGGGAGGTTTTTTCCGTTCCCTGGAATTCACCGCGATCAACACGATTGCTTACGCGGATATCGACGAGCACGAGATGAGCAAGGCGACGAGTTTCGCCAGCGTGTCGCAGCAACTCTCCATGTCGGCCGGCGTCGCCGTCGGCGCGCTCGTGCTCGAATTCCAACGCGCGGGCCGGGAGAGCCACGAGGTTCTAGCCAGCGATTTCACGTTGGCTTTCCTGATCGTCGGCGCGATCTGCGCAAGCTCCGCGCTCGTCTTCACGCGCCTGCCGAAAGACGCGGGCGCAAGCCTCTCGCGCAAGGCTCACCAGCTCGGTGAACCGGACAAGCAGCCCGAACTCGTCCCTGAAGATTAG
- a CDS encoding Ppx/GppA phosphatase family protein: MTGPSGIARTAAGNPRREDLARNPDVSRDAGALPCATAMRNDAGESGAVSAAAPGMSAPAGVSVASPAGAASDVGGGVRNARGSARLGQAVYGALDLGTNNCRLLVAKPSRRGFVVVDAFSRIIRLGEGVQATGELAESAQKRTIAALRICADKMRRRGVTRSRLIATEACRIATNGASFIDRVENETGLALEIVGRETEAKLAVSGCASLLDSGCDWALVFDIGGGSSELIWLDLRKLGKDWKQSVQSRAAIQDAIAAWTSLPLGVVNLAERHGGHEVTADSYEAMVEDVAGALAGFESQYRFGERVAHDRAHFLGTSGTVTTISGIHLGLPRYDRSRVDGCWLKATDVRRVSGDLIGMSYAERIAQPCIGHERADLVLAGCAILEALLRTWPCQRLRVADRGLREGILTTLMAEDGHDRKTPRRRRRKGRGRGKSASGKSANSNVQTRNA, translated from the coding sequence GTGACTGGGCCGAGCGGAATTGCCCGCACGGCTGCCGGGAATCCGCGCCGCGAGGATTTGGCGCGAAATCCCGATGTTTCGCGTGACGCCGGCGCGCTGCCTTGCGCCACTGCCATGCGGAACGATGCCGGCGAGAGCGGCGCTGTGAGTGCCGCGGCGCCAGGGATGTCCGCGCCTGCGGGCGTTTCAGTGGCAAGCCCTGCCGGGGCAGCCAGCGATGTGGGCGGCGGCGTGCGCAACGCGCGCGGATCCGCACGTCTCGGCCAAGCCGTTTACGGCGCCCTTGATCTCGGAACCAACAATTGCCGTCTGCTGGTCGCGAAGCCGTCGCGCCGGGGGTTCGTGGTGGTCGATGCGTTCTCGCGAATCATCCGTTTGGGCGAGGGCGTGCAGGCCACGGGCGAACTTGCGGAGAGCGCGCAAAAGCGCACTATCGCGGCCTTGCGCATCTGCGCGGACAAGATGCGCCGCCGTGGCGTCACGCGCTCGCGGCTGATCGCGACCGAAGCCTGCCGGATCGCCACCAACGGGGCCTCCTTCATCGACCGTGTCGAGAACGAGACGGGGCTCGCCTTGGAGATTGTCGGGCGCGAAACGGAAGCCAAGCTCGCCGTTTCGGGATGCGCTTCCCTACTGGACAGCGGATGCGACTGGGCGCTCGTGTTCGACATCGGTGGCGGCAGTTCGGAACTGATCTGGCTCGACCTTCGCAAGCTCGGGAAGGACTGGAAGCAGTCCGTGCAGAGCCGCGCGGCCATCCAAGACGCGATCGCGGCCTGGACCTCCTTGCCGCTCGGCGTCGTGAACCTGGCCGAGCGCCATGGAGGCCACGAAGTCACGGCCGACAGCTACGAAGCCATGGTCGAAGACGTGGCGGGCGCGCTCGCGGGTTTCGAGTCCCAGTACCGGTTTGGCGAGCGGGTCGCCCACGACAGGGCGCATTTTCTCGGCACGTCAGGCACGGTGACGACGATTTCCGGCATACACCTCGGCCTGCCTCGCTACGACCGGTCGCGCGTGGACGGCTGCTGGCTCAAGGCCACCGATGTGCGGCGGGTCTCGGGCGATCTGATCGGCATGAGCTACGCCGAGCGTATCGCTCAGCCTTGCATCGGTCACGAACGGGCCGATCTCGTCTTGGCGGGCTGCGCGATCCTCGAAGCCTTGCTTCGCACTTGGCCTTGCCAGCGGTTGCGCGTGGCTGACCGGGGATTGCGCGAAGGCATCCTCACGACGCTGATGGCCGAGGATGGACATGACCGCAAGACGCCGCGCCGGCGCCGTCGGAAGGGGCGAGGGCGTGGCAAGTCTGCAAGCGGCAAGTCCGCCAACAGCAACGTCCAAACGCGAAACGCCTAA
- a CDS encoding leucyl/phenylalanyl-tRNA--protein transferase, producing MASRRAALFRQKHTTALYRWVIGTAWALRPKRIANFVTTARVMLSHVLQPSRPLPDPTTLPADQEIIGIATDLSPGVLRDAYLRGLSPAGHLPPPKWMYPRERAVVRPHDFHISSRLRGMMRKNRYRITFDTDFEGVIAACAEPRRGWLSLTWITPRIMAAYAKLFDEGHVHSFEVWNSDGELAGGGYGVAVGRVFVIESQFFRESNASKIGFAVLAWHLAKWGFVLMDNKWLTPATERAGFKDIPRKEYLAQLPERWDPPIHPGRWQSEADSKTVAAGPPEPTPAR from the coding sequence CGCACTCTACCGCTGGGTGATCGGCACCGCGTGGGCGCTGCGGCCGAAGCGGATCGCCAATTTCGTAACGACCGCCCGGGTCATGCTTTCCCATGTCCTTCAGCCAAGCCGGCCCCTGCCGGACCCCACGACGCTCCCTGCCGATCAGGAGATCATTGGCATAGCGACCGACCTGTCGCCGGGTGTCCTGAGGGATGCCTATCTGCGCGGGCTCTCTCCGGCCGGACACCTTCCCCCGCCCAAATGGATGTACCCGCGGGAGCGTGCCGTGGTGCGGCCGCACGACTTTCACATTTCCAGCCGGCTGCGTGGCATGATGCGGAAGAACCGCTACCGGATCACTTTCGACACGGATTTCGAGGGCGTGATTGCAGCCTGCGCCGAACCGCGCCGGGGCTGGCTCAGCCTCACCTGGATCACGCCGCGCATCATGGCGGCCTATGCCAAACTGTTCGACGAAGGCCATGTGCATTCCTTCGAGGTTTGGAACAGCGATGGCGAGCTAGCGGGCGGCGGCTACGGCGTGGCCGTGGGCCGCGTCTTCGTGATCGAGTCGCAGTTCTTCCGGGAGTCGAATGCCTCGAAGATCGGCTTTGCGGTGCTGGCGTGGCATCTGGCGAAGTGGGGCTTCGTCCTCATGGACAACAAGTGGCTCACGCCTGCGACGGAACGCGCGGGCTTCAAGGACATCCCCCGCAAAGAGTATCTCGCTCAGTTGCCGGAGCGCTGGGACCCGCCCATTCATCCCGGCCGCTGGCAGTCCGAAGCCGATTCGAAGACCGTCGCTGCCGGACCTCCGGAGCCGACGCCAGCCCGCTGA